Proteins from a genomic interval of Longimicrobium sp.:
- a CDS encoding type II toxin-antitoxin system death-on-curing family toxin: MSIPEPNWLGRRSVDAMHAALIDEHGGSHGVRDSALIESALARPLNRFAYAGEECGIAELSAAYAFALVKNHGYIDGNKRVGLAALLVFLRRNGFRLGATEAEAVLIFEQLAAGGVSEGELATWVGERLQPLSR; encoded by the coding sequence GTGAGCATTCCGGAGCCGAACTGGTTGGGTCGCCGGTCGGTCGACGCGATGCACGCCGCGCTGATCGACGAGCACGGCGGCTCGCACGGCGTGCGCGATTCGGCCCTCATCGAGTCGGCACTCGCCCGTCCGCTGAACCGTTTCGCTTATGCCGGCGAGGAGTGCGGGATTGCTGAACTTTCTGCAGCTTATGCCTTTGCGCTTGTGAAGAACCACGGCTACATCGACGGGAACAAGCGTGTCGGCTTGGCCGCATTGCTCGTATTCCTTAGAAGGAATGGATTTCGGCTGGGAGCGACCGAAGCCGAGGCTGTGTTGATATTCGAGCAGCTTGCCGCAGGAGGTGTAAGCGAGGGAGAACTCGCCACCTGGGTGGGTGAGCGCCTCCAACCCTTGTCGCGGTAG
- a CDS encoding alkaline phosphatase family protein: protein MLRRLALACALAGCAAPAAAQSAPPAPTPRLLVFITVDQMRPDYFTRWPGQLTGGLARLYGGGAVFTDAHQDHAITETAPGHSVVMSGRFPRGTGIVSNSSGVNPDPQTRLVGYDSVGSSPFRFRGSVLFDWIRTNDPRSRALSVSRKDRGAILPLGRAHQSVFWYAPNGSFVTSTYYADTLPAWVRAFNARRLPQGYAGKAWDLAEPASRYAEKDDVAIENRGRSVFPHPFPSTPDSAAAAFPSFPQMDSVTLQMALAGLREMRLGDGPATDVLAVSLSSTDAVGHAYGPDSREIHDQVLRLDRWLGAFLDSVYAGRDPSTVVVALTADHGVTPFPEVADPAHAAAMHVSDAALLRWLRDTATRYGVPAAAMAFEEGGLLRLDPAALVHAGRDPNAVASEFVALARSIPGVLRADLLADLARGDTVNDAVARRWVHMVPRDLPFYAAVTLRPGFAWGNRPFAEHGSPSDLDTHVPIIFYGAPFRPGRYDVFARTADIAPTLARALGVNPTEAIDGRVLAPAFR from the coding sequence ATGCTCCGCCGCCTTGCCCTTGCCTGCGCGCTGGCCGGGTGCGCCGCGCCGGCCGCCGCCCAGAGCGCGCCGCCCGCGCCGACGCCGCGGCTGCTGGTGTTCATCACCGTGGACCAGATGCGGCCGGACTACTTCACGCGCTGGCCGGGGCAGCTCACCGGCGGGCTGGCGCGGCTGTACGGCGGCGGCGCGGTGTTCACCGACGCGCACCAGGACCACGCCATCACCGAGACGGCGCCCGGGCACTCCGTGGTGATGAGCGGTCGCTTTCCGCGCGGCACCGGCATCGTCAGCAACAGCTCGGGGGTGAACCCCGATCCGCAGACGCGGCTCGTCGGCTACGACTCCGTCGGCTCGTCGCCCTTCCGCTTCCGCGGCAGCGTGCTGTTCGACTGGATCCGCACGAACGATCCGCGTTCGCGTGCGCTTTCGGTGTCGCGCAAGGATCGCGGCGCCATCCTCCCGCTGGGGCGCGCGCACCAGAGCGTGTTCTGGTACGCGCCCAACGGATCGTTCGTCACCAGCACCTATTACGCGGACACCCTCCCGGCGTGGGTGCGCGCCTTCAACGCGCGCCGCCTGCCGCAGGGATACGCGGGGAAGGCGTGGGACCTCGCCGAACCCGCCTCGCGCTACGCGGAGAAGGACGACGTGGCGATCGAGAACCGGGGGCGGAGCGTCTTTCCGCACCCGTTCCCGTCCACGCCGGACAGCGCGGCCGCCGCGTTCCCGTCGTTTCCGCAGATGGACTCGGTGACGCTGCAGATGGCGCTCGCCGGGCTGCGCGAGATGCGGCTGGGCGACGGCCCGGCCACCGACGTGCTGGCGGTCTCGCTCTCCTCCACCGATGCGGTGGGCCACGCGTACGGCCCCGACTCGCGCGAGATCCACGACCAGGTCCTGCGGCTGGACCGCTGGCTGGGCGCGTTCCTGGATTCCGTCTACGCCGGCCGCGACCCGTCCACCGTGGTCGTCGCCCTCACCGCGGACCACGGCGTCACCCCGTTCCCCGAGGTGGCCGACCCCGCGCACGCCGCCGCCATGCACGTGAGCGACGCCGCGCTCCTGCGTTGGCTGCGCGACACCGCGACGCGCTACGGCGTGCCGGCGGCGGCGATGGCGTTCGAGGAGGGCGGCCTGCTGCGCCTGGACCCGGCCGCGCTGGTCCACGCCGGCCGCGACCCGAACGCGGTGGCGAGCGAGTTCGTCGCCCTGGCGCGCTCCATCCCCGGCGTGCTCCGCGCCGATCTCCTCGCCGACCTGGCCCGCGGCGACACCGTGAACGACGCGGTGGCGCGCCGCTGGGTGCACATGGTGCCGCGCGACCTGCCGTTCTACGCGGCGGTCACGCTGCGCCCGGGCTTCGCGTGGGGCAACCGCCCGTTCGCCGAGCACGGCTCGCCCAGCGACCTGGACACGCACGTGCCCATCATCTTCTACGGCGCGCCCTTCCGCCCCGGCAGATACGACGTCTTCGCGCGCACCGCCGACATCGCCCCCACGCTCGCCCGCGCCCTCGGCGTGAACCCCACCGAGGCGATCGACGGACGAGTGCTTGCGCCGGCGTTCCGGTGA
- a CDS encoding long-chain fatty acid--CoA ligase, whose translation MNVAQNLERSARLFPGHTAIVFEGRALTYAELEAGASRAAHGLQALGVAAGDRVALFLPNIPEFAVAYLAAQKLGAVAVSVNALLKTDELRYVLGDSGAAVVFTTALLLPELAPLRGELAALRDAVVCEGEAPGERTLGGLCDGRPDRFRAREMERDDPAAILYTSGTTGKQKGAVLSHGNVVSNYHATCHCVGSRPGDRHALFLPLFHCFGQDFILNAALHSGGTVLLHRRFDPQATPALLREQGMTHLYAVPTIYIYLLNAGITPADMPALRYCFSAAATMPVEVARRWRDVFDLPVFEGYGLTETSPFAAYNHEYAHRPGSIGTPIENVEMRVVGADDGEVADGEWGEICIRGPNVMLGYFGRPADSAEALRGGWFHTGDVGYRDADGFFWLVDRVKDMINAAGFKVWPREVEEVLYTHPAVKECAVVGIPDEVKGEAVAAFVILQAAASATAGDVEAFCRERMAAYKVPRQVHIVDSIPKSPTGKILKRMLREE comes from the coding sequence ATGAACGTCGCGCAGAACCTGGAGCGCTCGGCACGGCTGTTCCCCGGGCACACCGCCATCGTGTTCGAGGGGCGCGCGCTCACCTACGCGGAGCTGGAGGCGGGGGCGAGCCGGGCGGCGCACGGGCTGCAGGCGCTCGGCGTCGCGGCGGGGGATCGTGTCGCGCTCTTCCTCCCCAACATCCCCGAGTTCGCCGTCGCCTACCTGGCGGCGCAGAAGCTGGGCGCCGTGGCCGTGTCGGTGAACGCGCTGCTGAAGACGGACGAGCTGCGCTACGTGCTGGGCGACAGCGGCGCGGCGGTCGTCTTCACCACCGCCTTGCTGCTCCCGGAGCTGGCGCCCCTGCGCGGCGAGCTGGCGGCATTGCGCGACGCCGTCGTCTGCGAGGGCGAGGCGCCGGGCGAGCGCACGCTGGGCGGCCTGTGCGACGGCCGGCCAGACCGCTTCCGCGCGCGGGAGATGGAGCGCGACGACCCGGCGGCCATCCTCTACACCTCGGGAACGACGGGAAAGCAGAAGGGCGCCGTCCTCTCGCACGGCAACGTGGTCTCCAACTACCACGCCACCTGCCACTGCGTCGGCTCGCGCCCGGGCGACCGTCACGCGCTCTTCCTTCCGCTCTTCCACTGCTTCGGGCAGGACTTCATCCTGAACGCGGCGCTGCACTCCGGCGGCACCGTCCTCCTCCATCGCCGCTTCGATCCCCAGGCCACGCCGGCACTGCTGCGCGAGCAGGGGATGACGCATTTATACGCCGTCCCCACCATCTACATCTACCTGCTGAACGCCGGCATCACCCCCGCGGACATGCCGGCGCTGCGCTACTGCTTCTCCGCCGCGGCCACCATGCCGGTGGAGGTCGCGCGCCGGTGGCGGGACGTGTTCGACCTCCCCGTCTTCGAGGGCTACGGGCTGACGGAGACGAGCCCGTTCGCGGCGTACAACCACGAGTACGCGCACCGGCCCGGCTCCATCGGCACGCCCATCGAGAACGTGGAGATGCGCGTCGTGGGCGCGGACGACGGCGAGGTGGCGGACGGCGAGTGGGGGGAGATCTGCATCCGCGGGCCCAACGTGATGCTGGGCTACTTCGGCCGCCCCGCCGACTCGGCCGAGGCGCTGCGCGGCGGGTGGTTCCACACCGGCGACGTGGGGTACCGCGACGCAGACGGTTTCTTCTGGCTGGTGGACCGGGTGAAGGACATGATCAACGCGGCCGGGTTCAAGGTGTGGCCGCGCGAGGTGGAAGAGGTGCTGTACACGCATCCGGCCGTAAAGGAGTGCGCCGTCGTCGGCATCCCCGACGAGGTGAAGGGCGAAGCGGTGGCCGCGTTCGTCATCCTCCAAGCCGCCGCCTCGGCCACGGCGGGCGACGTGGAGGCGTTCTGCCGCGAGCGGATGGCGGCGTACAAGGTCCCGCGCCAGGTCCACATCGTCGACTCCATCCCCAAGAGCCCCACGGGAAAGATCCTGAAGCGCATGCTGCGGGAGGAGTAG
- a CDS encoding DUF6766 family protein translates to MTRKLRDNGLSLVAASLFVLALAGQAFTGFKVYNEDQADHGQQEVGFGKYLTTGAFYEATFENWESEFLQMSAFIFLTAFLVQRGSAESRKPDGTPTGDGGEGDEDPRDHAGDAGAPWPVRRGGWVLKAYENSLSLVLFVVFLLCFAGHAIGGAAEYSQDQLAHGGTAVTALGYLGTPRFWFESFQNWQSEFLSVLAVVLLSIVLRQRGSPESKPVHAPHSSTGAG, encoded by the coding sequence GTGACCCGCAAGCTGCGCGACAATGGCCTGAGCCTGGTGGCCGCCTCACTCTTCGTTCTCGCCCTGGCGGGTCAGGCGTTCACGGGGTTCAAGGTCTACAACGAGGATCAGGCGGACCACGGACAGCAGGAAGTCGGCTTCGGAAAGTATCTGACCACGGGCGCGTTCTACGAAGCGACCTTCGAGAACTGGGAGTCGGAATTCCTGCAGATGAGCGCCTTCATCTTCCTCACGGCGTTCCTGGTGCAGCGGGGGTCGGCCGAGTCTCGCAAACCCGACGGTACCCCGACGGGGGATGGAGGCGAAGGCGACGAAGACCCCCGGGACCATGCCGGGGATGCCGGCGCGCCCTGGCCGGTCCGCCGGGGCGGGTGGGTGCTGAAGGCATACGAAAACTCCCTGAGCCTGGTGCTTTTCGTGGTGTTCCTGCTCTGCTTCGCGGGGCACGCGATCGGGGGCGCCGCGGAGTACAGCCAGGACCAGCTCGCGCACGGCGGGACGGCGGTGACCGCGCTCGGGTACCTGGGCACGCCACGTTTCTGGTTCGAGAGCTTCCAGAACTGGCAGAGCGAGTTCCTTTCCGTGCTGGCGGTCGTGCTCCTGTCCATCGTGCTGCGCCAGCGTGGCTCGCCCGAGTCGAAGCCGGTCCACGCTCCGCACTCGAGCACGGGAGCCGGATGA